In Bacillus thuringiensis, the DNA window TGAAATACAGCCGGACTTTCATTAAAGGCTTGCACCATAATGAAAGACATAATAAGCAACATAAATGTCATGATATATTTATACATCGCTCCCATGCTTTCTATAAAAGTAAGAAGCGTTCCAAATACAACAACAGAAATACCACAAACCCAAAACGCTATTGCTCTCTCTGTAAAAATATATCCGTAATACCCAATCGCAATTACTCCAAGAAAGAAACTACAAATCGTGATAAACAGCAATAAATGATTTTTCTGTGATTCTTTCTCAAGGTTAGAAAAACAAGTTCTCTTTAACCACTCCATATATGAAGCCCCACCTTCTACTTATACATATCGATTACTTCAGCTTAAATACCGCACTCACTGGGTTATGATCACTATTCTCAAACTTTAAATCTTTCCCTTGTACATTTACAATCTCAACATTCGGTGAAACGATAAAACCATCAATAATCGTGACGAAGTTTTCACCCTCCACATATTTCTTCACATCATCTCTCACCGTCATAACAGACGGATCTACAGCCCACTTAAAGCCACCATCAGTAAAGTCCTTTGGTAACTCTACTAACCACTCAGGACGCTCTTTCACAAACTTCGGATCACTTAGCTGAGCGCTAGAAAGTAATTGATTCCAATCTCCGCCCATAATTACGTAATCACCATTTTTATAATGCTTGTTCATATATTCTTTTAAAAACTCTACTTGCTGCTTTCTAATTTTCCCGCCTTCATCATAAGCAGACAAATGTAAATTTACGAGTCTAACAAACTTCCCATTATTAACAGGAATTTTGTGCTCAACAATCGCTCGATCTAAATCAAACAAACGCTTTGGCCAAGGCTCCATTCCAGGAAGCTGGAACCTCTCCGCTGTTTGAACTTTATATTTAGAAAACGTACTTAATCCAGCCTCCGCATATCCCATTGGACTTGTAATTGGGACAGGGACCCATTTTGTATCATAGTTCTTCCCGAATGACGAAGCATAATCCGGTAATCCTTTTTTCAAAAATTCATGCCCATTTACATCAAAAGATCGCATTGATTTTATATCGACTTCTTGTAATAACGCAAAATCACTATTCTCATTTTGTAAAAACGAAAGCATATTCTTTAAGTTCACTTCAGTCTGTTCTTTACTACTTGAACCAGATCCCTTTCCGCCATCCATAAAGAAATCTTGATCCTTATCTAATCCAGCATATCCAATATTAAATGTTGTAACTTTAAACTCATTGTCAGGCGCTAATACACGCTCCTTATTATTTCCCACCTTCAAACTTACAACATCAGCCGGCTGTTCTTTTGTAAGTGTCATATATCCTAAAAATCCACCTACAATTCCCGCTCCTACTAAAATACATATAAGTACTATTTTTAATAATTTCTTCAAATAAACGCCCCTTTTCTAAAACACACAACTTAATTTTCTCTATTTTCAGTTAACTGAAACTGAATGACAGACATACGAAATATTTTATCACATCGAAAACCCTATATCACTATATTTAGTTTATAAGTAATGATTCTTGCTCTTAAATCATCAAAAAAAGACAAAACACCCCAACTTCTTCACTGGAAATCAAACGCAATGTTTAGTACACTATATGTAATAATCATAGGCGATGGAGTTCGCCATAAACGCTGCTTAGCTAATGACTCCTACCAGTATAACTACTGGTAGGAGTCTATTTTTTTGAGCAAGCTATTTAAAGAGGTGAGAAAATTGATTTATATTATCGTTGGCATTGCCGGTATATTAGGAGCCCTTTCTCGTTATTATTTAGGTCTTACTATTCATGAATTTTGGCATCATTCATTTCCATTAGCTACATTACTCATTAACTTAGTCGGCTGCTTCTTATTAGCATGGCTAACTACGTATATTGCTCGGCTAAACATCTTACCTTCGGAGGTTATCACAGGCATTGGAACTGGATTTATCGGTTCCTTTACGACGTTTTCAACATTCAGTGTAGAGACTGTGCAATTACTCAATCTTTCTGAATGGGGTACGGCTTTCTTATATGTATCATGCAGCATACTTGGTGGTCTCATTATGTCTGGTCTTGGCTATACACTAGGTGATTTCTTAATTAAGAAACATCTTACGGAGGGTGATCACTTATGATAGAAGCTTTATTAGTAGCAACTGGAGGTTTCTTCGGTGCTATTACACGATTTGCAATTAGCAATTGGTTTAAAAAAAGAAATAAAACTTCATTTCCACTTGCTACATTTCTCATTAACATAACAGGGGCGTTTTTACTCGGATATATAATTGGCAACGGCGTCACTACAGGCTGGCAGTTATTATTAGGCACTGGATTTATGGGTGCCTTCACTACATTTTCAACATTTAAATTAGAATCTGTTCAGCTTCTCAATCGTAAAAACTTTGGCATACTATTTCTATATTTAAGTGCCACTTATATGATTGGTATCCTTTTTGCATTCCTTGGCATGAAGCTAGGCGGAATATAAAAAAGAAAGCGACTCTGATCAGTCGCTTTCTTTTATAAGAAGTATGTTCCGCCATATGGAATGGAAAATAAACCAGCTGGATGCACATCATAATGTACAAATTGCATTGGAAACTGTGAATACGGCATATACTGACTTTGCATCATTTGTGTTGCTTGTGCTTGCTGCTGCATTTGAATAGCCTGATACACAGCATGAATTGTTCCCTGTGCTCCGGCTAGCGTAATAGCTGCCCCTACCTGTC includes these proteins:
- a CDS encoding endonuclease/exonuclease/phosphatase family protein; the encoded protein is MKKLLKIVLICILVGAGIVGGFLGYMTLTKEQPADVVSLKVGNNKERVLAPDNEFKVTTFNIGYAGLDKDQDFFMDGGKGSGSSSKEQTEVNLKNMLSFLQNENSDFALLQEVDIKSMRSFDVNGHEFLKKGLPDYASSFGKNYDTKWVPVPITSPMGYAEAGLSTFSKYKVQTAERFQLPGMEPWPKRLFDLDRAIVEHKIPVNNGKFVRLVNLHLSAYDEGGKIRKQQVEFLKEYMNKHYKNGDYVIMGGDWNQLLSSAQLSDPKFVKERPEWLVELPKDFTDGGFKWAVDPSVMTVRDDVKKYVEGENFVTIIDGFIVSPNVEIVNVQGKDLKFENSDHNPVSAVFKLK
- a CDS encoding DUF3947 family protein is translated as MMNHYFYNGRQVGAAITLAGAQGTIHAVYQAIQMQQQAQATQMMQSQYMPYSQFPMQFVHYDVHPAGLFSIPYGGTYFL
- the crcB gene encoding fluoride efflux transporter CrcB codes for the protein MIYIIVGIAGILGALSRYYLGLTIHEFWHHSFPLATLLINLVGCFLLAWLTTYIARLNILPSEVITGIGTGFIGSFTTFSTFSVETVQLLNLSEWGTAFLYVSCSILGGLIMSGLGYTLGDFLIKKHLTEGDHL
- the crcB gene encoding fluoride efflux transporter CrcB, with product MIEALLVATGGFFGAITRFAISNWFKKRNKTSFPLATFLINITGAFLLGYIIGNGVTTGWQLLLGTGFMGAFTTFSTFKLESVQLLNRKNFGILFLYLSATYMIGILFAFLGMKLGGI